One genomic window of Gossypium hirsutum isolate 1008001.06 chromosome D11, Gossypium_hirsutum_v2.1, whole genome shotgun sequence includes the following:
- the LOC121223757 gene encoding late embryogenesis abundant protein 3: protein MNQRQPIRPQAADQAVDYGDVFGVTGATPSSPTPTGAGDQSGITIGEALEATAISVGDKPVDRGDAAAIRAAEARAAGGNVTQRSGLGAKAQAAVNFNDRVAYDYNKITISDVLSDASAKLPHDKAVTSEDADGVRGAELSNNTEAMPTPGGVADTMATAARVNRDDKP, encoded by the exons ATGAACCAGAGACAACCAATAAGGCCTCAAGCAGCCGACCAGGCTGTCGACTACGGCGATGTTTTCGGTGTCACCGGTGCTACGCCTTCATCTCCAACTCCAACGGGTGCGGGTGATCAAAGTGGCATCACCATTGGAGAAGCTTTGGAGGCAACAGCTATCTCTGTTGGCGACAAACCGGTTGACCGAGGTGATGCAGCTGCAATACGAGCAGCTGAGGCCAGAGCTGCTGGTGGTAACGTCACCCAACGTAGCGGCCTTGGCGCCAAAGCTCAAGCTGCTGTCAATTTCAATGACCGTGTGGCTTATGATTACAATAAAATCACTATATCAGATGTTTTGTCG GATGCTAGTGCGAAGCTGCCTCACGATAAAGCCGTGACAAGCGAAGATGCTGATGGCGTGAGAGGTGCGGAGCTGAGTAACAATACTGAAGCAATGCCCACACCAGGAGGAGTGGCGGATACCATGGCCACAGCTGCTAGGGTAAATCGGGATGATAAGCCATGA